Genomic DNA from Nitratidesulfovibrio vulgaris str. Hildenborough:
CCTTGCCCCGGCGTTGCAGGATGCAGCCCTTGCGCCGGACGTGTCCGGAGCGCGCAAGGTCGTTCTTGCCACCGCGCTTGCCGAGACCAGTCTGACCATAGAGGGCGTACGGGTCGTCGTTGACGGCGGGCTGGCCCGTTTCTCACGTTTCGACCCGCAAAGCGGCATGAGTCGTCTTGTGACTGAACGTATTTCGCTTGCCGGGGCGACGCAACGCGTTGGGCGTGCAGGACGCACCGGGCCCGGTGTCTGCTACCGCCTCTGGCATGAGGGCGAGACCGCTTCCCTGCGTCCGTTCGCACGTCCGGAAGTGCTCGATGCCGACCTCGCCCCTCTGATGTTGCAACTGTCTGCATGGGGCGTGCTCGACCCCTCGAAACTCAGGTGGCTCGACGCTCCGCCAGAGGTCAACGTCAATCAGGCACGCATCCTGTTGCAATCGCTCGGTGCGATTGATGCTTCCGGTCGTATCACCGGTCATGGCAAGTCCATGAACGCCCTGCCGCTGCACCCGCGCCTCGCGCATATGGTGCTCTCTGCCTGCCGCAGTGGCTCTGCTTCTCTTGCCTGTGTTCTTGCCTGCCTGCTTGAACAGCGCGGAGTTGCAGAGCGGATGCCCGGTTGCGACATCCGTCCATCGGTCGAAGATGCCGTCAGGCGCATGAGGCACAAGCCCCGAGGCGCCTCCCGTGAAGGATGGGAGGTGCGTCTGGCATCGTCGGTCGACCGCATCGCCGCGCTCGCCGGAGTCCGGCTCGATGCTGGCAGGGCCCTGTCAGACGTGGCACGGTGTGGCGTTCTTCTCGGCTTCGCCTTCCCTGACAGGGTGGCGATGAACACGGGGGAGGGCACGTTTCGCCTTTCGTGCGGGCGTGGGGCAGCCGTGCCTGCCGACGATGCGCTGGCACGTGAGCCTTTTCTCGTTGCCGCCGAACTCGACGGTGACGTCACCCGTGCGCGTATCTGGCGGGCTGCACCTCTCGCGGCGGAAGAGGTGGCGATGCTCGCCGGGGGTGCCATCACGGAACAGCGCGAGGTCGGATGGGACGACAGGCAGGGCGTAGCGGTCGCCCATGTCGAACGCAGGTTCGGAGCACTCGTGCTGGAGCGCCGCCGCATCGACGACGTCGATGATACGCTTCTGGCTCATGCCGTCATGAGGGGGATTCGTACGCGCGGGTTGCGGTGTCTTCCGTGGACGCAGGAACTGCGGCAATGGCAGGCAAGGGTCGAGCTCATGCGGCGTCACGACACTCCTGGAGGGCAATGGCCCGAGGTCGCAGACACAAGACTTGAAGCTGAACTTGAAGAATGGTTGATCCCCTTTCTGTCAGGCATACGGCGTGCCGAGCATTTCGCGCGCATCGACCTGCAGAGTGCCTTGAAAAACCTGCTCTCATGGGAACAGGCACGCCGTCTGGATGCCGAAGCCCCGACGCATGTGGTGGTCCCTTCCGGTTCACGTGTGCCCCTCGACTATACGGCGGAGGGCGGACCCGTGCTTGCGGTCAAGCTGCAAGAGCTTTTCGGCATGGCCGAATCTCCGGTTGTGGCGGGTGGTGTCTCTGTCGTCGTGCATCTGCTGTCTCCGGCTGGTCGGCCCTTGCAGGTGACACGCGACCTCGCAGGTTTCTGGCGCACGGGCTACGCTTCTGTCCGCGCAGAGATGCGGGGGCGGTACCCCAAGCATCCATGGCCGGAAGACCCGCTCACGGCGATGGCGACCCGCCATACGCGAAAACGGGCAGGGCTGTGACTGTGGCTCAAGTTGTCTGTGACAAGGCGAGATGCGCCATTGTCATGCCATCCTCACGTCCGTGATTGTGTCGTTTCGGCCCACAGCGGTCGTCGTATGGTTCCTGTCCGGTCCGATTCTCATGCGGGCGGTCGCACTGCCGTATAGCCATTTCACAGCATGTCCTTCATGATATGCACGCCCCCGCCTTCGTGATGGAAGACGGGGGCGTCGTTTCATGATTCAGTCAGAACCGTACCGGGCATCCGGCCCCTGTCCGTGTGTGGCTGCTGACCGTTCGTCACTGCCGTGCAGGTGGTCGGGGCTACGCCTCGCCGGATGCACTGGGCGCCGTGGGTGTCGTTGCACCGGGCGTGAGCGGTTGCAACCCTTCGGCGCTTCGTACATGCAGGTCGAGCTGCGGGAAGGATATCTCCACGTTGTTCTCGCGGAACACTCGGTCTATCTCCACGCGCAGGTCGGAGGCCGTGGAGACGCCCACTGCGATGTCATCGACCCACACCCGCAGGATGAAGTCGAGGCTGCTCGGGCCAAAGTTGTCGAAGAGCACCACGGGGCCGGGATGGTGGAGGACACGCTTGTGTGCTTTCGCCACCTCGAGCAACAGTCTGGTCACGAG
This window encodes:
- the hrpB gene encoding ATP-dependent helicase HrpB translates to MPPEQTSFRRLATPSLVSALPRLTDALLSAGRCVFVAPPGAGKTTVVPLHLLDAPWLRSRRIVMLEPRRLAARAAARFMARLLGEQVGETVGYRMRLDSRVGPRTRMEVVTEGVLGRMLHDDPTLEEYGLVIFDEYHERSLQADLGLALCLDVADALRDDLRLLAMSATLDAAPLGSLMGGCPVIECEGRQWPVEVRYAPPVNRAGYPSSFEDNVAACVHRALAETEGDVLVFLPGGGEIRRTARRLEGLDAHGVGVHMLYGDLAPALQDAALAPDVSGARKVVLATALAETSLTIEGVRVVVDGGLARFSRFDPQSGMSRLVTERISLAGATQRVGRAGRTGPGVCYRLWHEGETASLRPFARPEVLDADLAPLMLQLSAWGVLDPSKLRWLDAPPEVNVNQARILLQSLGAIDASGRITGHGKSMNALPLHPRLAHMVLSACRSGSASLACVLACLLEQRGVAERMPGCDIRPSVEDAVRRMRHKPRGASREGWEVRLASSVDRIAALAGVRLDAGRALSDVARCGVLLGFAFPDRVAMNTGEGTFRLSCGRGAAVPADDALAREPFLVAAELDGDVTRARIWRAAPLAAEEVAMLAGGAITEQREVGWDDRQGVAVAHVERRFGALVLERRRIDDVDDTLLAHAVMRGIRTRGLRCLPWTQELRQWQARVELMRRHDTPGGQWPEVADTRLEAELEEWLIPFLSGIRRAEHFARIDLQSALKNLLSWEQARRLDAEAPTHVVVPSGSRVPLDYTAEGGPVLAVKLQELFGMAESPVVAGGVSVVVHLLSPAGRPLQVTRDLAGFWRTGYASVRAEMRGRYPKHPWPEDPLTAMATRHTRKRAGL